The following DNA comes from Rhodanobacter sp. AS-Z3.
AGCAGATGCTGCGGATCGAACATGCGGAAGGCCAGACCGACCACCGTGGCGACCGGTGCCAGCGTGATGTAGCGCTTGTCGAAGTTGAGCCTGATGCCCAGCGTCTCCACGCCATCCACGATCTGCTTGCAAACAATACCGGTGTCGGGAATCGAGGTGGCGTCCGAACCGGCATACGGTCCGGTCAGCGCGAAGCAGGGAATTTCCTCGCCCACGGCCAGCCGCGGCAAGTAGTGATTCTTCTGTTCGTCGCTGCCGTAATGCAGCAGTAGTTCGGCGGGTCCGAGCGAGTTCGGCACGGCCACCGTCGAGGCCACTGTCGCCGACATGCTGTTGAGTTTCTGCAGCACCGCCGAATGCGCCAGCGCGGAGAACTGCAGGCCGCCGTACTGCTTGGGAATGATCATGCCGAAGAAGCGGTTCTTCTTGATGAACTCCCACACGTTCGGTGGCAAGTCGGCCAGCTCGTGGGTGATCTGCCAGTCATCGATCATCGCGCAAAGTTGTTCGACCGGGCCGTCCATGAAGGCCTGCTCTTCCACACTCAACTCGGGCTTCGGCTGCTTGAGCAGCTCGTGCCAGTCCGGCTTGCCGGAAAACAGCTCGCCTTCGAAGCCGACCGTGCCAGCCTCCAGCGCGGTCTGCTCGGTCTCCGACAACTTCGGCGTGACCTTGGCGAACATTTTCAGCAAGGGCGCGCTGATCTGGCTGCGACGGAAGTCCACCAGCAGCAGCGGCACCGCAATCAGCAGTTCGATGATCAACAGGATCGCCATGGTCCACGGCGCATGAGCCAGCAACCCCACCACCAGCGTGGCGATGATGGTGACGAGCGCCCAGGTACGCAGGCTGGTGCGGTGGTAGGCGCAGGCGCCGGTGGCAATCAACGCCGCCAGCAAGGTCAGTAGCACGGACATCTCAACACCTCATTGCGATGAAACGCCGCCGGCAGTCGGCCGGTCGACGGGGAGTGAATCCAGACTCTGCACGAAGCGCACGACTTCGCGTGTGAAAGCATCATTCGCGTCACCAGCCACCATGTGGGTGGCGTGCGGCAGCTCGATATGTATGGCATGCGGCACCAGCTGCAGAAATTCGTCGACGGTGGCGCGCGACACGACATCGCTGCGTGCACCGGACAGCAGCAGCACGGGCACGTCGATCTTCGTCGCTGCCGCCTGCAGGCGCGGCTGGTAGCGCTCGCTTTCCTGCACCAGGTCGCCGGCCAGCAAGGCAGGGTCCCAGTGCCAGCGCAGTCGGCCATCAATGCCTTCGCGCAGCAACGGGCGCAATTGCTGCTCGCTCTTGCGTTCGCGTCGTTGCGGCAGATAGGCGGCGATCTGCTCGGCCGCGTCGGCATAACTGTCGAAGCCGTCCGGATGCGCCTGCATGAAAGCGAGGATGCGTTCTACCCCGGCGGTTTCCCAGCGTGGCGTGATGTCGACCAGCACCAGCGCACGAAACGGCGCGGGATGTGTTTCCCCGGCCAGCACCATGCCGAGCAGACCGCCCATCGAAGCACCCACCAGAATCGGCAGTTGCGGCTGGGCGGCGGCGACGCGGCGCAGGTCGTCGGCGAACTGATCCATGTGGTAGCCGCCAGCACCGACCAGCCGATCACTCTCGCCATGACCACGGCTGTCGAACGTCACGCAACGGCAGCCGGCATCCGCCAATGCTGACGCCGCGCCATTCCAGGCGTGGCGGGTCTGGCCGAAGCCGTGCGCGAACAACAAGCCGGGGGCACCGTGGGCGTGACGCGTCTCCATCGCCAGCGTCAGATCGGCGACTTCGAAACGAGTGCAGGTGGCGGGGAATGGATGAACGACCATACGTAGGAGTATGGATTGCTCCGACGAACCTCGTCAACCTCGCCGCCTGTACCGGCAGCATCGCCGCTGGCGCTTGTATCCGCCCGACCCACGACAGTGCATGCATTACAAATGCATGCTGTCTGGCTACCATACGGACATGAATGTAAGCAGCAAGCCAGAACGCACCCGGCTATCGGCCGAAGATTGGGAACTCGCCGCCCTGCAGCTGATCGCCGAACAGGGCGTGGGCGCGTTGGCCGTTGAAGCACTGGCCCGCCAGCTCGGCGTGACCAAGGGCAGCTTCTATTGGCATTTCCGCACTCGCGAAGCCTTGTTGCTTGCGGCGCTGGAGCGCTGGGAGCAGTACGGCGAGCGCGAAGTGCTTGGCCAGATCGAGCAGATCAGCGATCCGCGCGAACGCCTGCCCGAGCTGTTCCGTCGAGTGGCCCACGAGTTGCAGCCGCATCGGGTCTATGCCGCGCTGTTGAAGGCACTGGATCATCCACAGGTGGTGCCGGTGATTGCCCGGGTATCGCAGCGACGCATGGAATTCCTCACCACCGCGTATCGCGAGTCCGGCCTGCCGCCGCCGCAAGCATTGAACCGGGCACGGCTGACGTATGCCGCCTATGTCGGTTTCCTGCAGCTCAACTTCACGCTGGGGCTGCCACGGTTGAATCTGGAAGAGTTCGACGCCTATGTCGAACACATGATCGCGGTGCTGATTCCAGCTTGAGACAGCGCCCCCGCAAACCCTTGAACGGCGCCATTCGGCGCCGTTTTTTGTTGCGTCAAACCTTGCAATACCAGTGATCGCAAACTACCGTTTCCGATCACTTTTTCAAAAAACATCACGAGGACACGATGACCAGCAAGCTGGAAGCGCTCGCGCAGTGGGTCGATGAAGTTGCCGCCCTTACCCGCCCTGCAAGCATTCATTGGTGCGACGGCTCGGATGCCGAATATCAGTCCCTGGTACAGCAGATGCTGGCCGACGGCACACTGATCGAATTGAACCAGCTGACTCATCCAGGCTGCTACCTGCATCGCTCGCATCCCACCGACGTGGCCCGCGTCGAGCATCTCACCCTGGTCTGCCATCCGAACCGGGACGACGCCGGTCCGAACAATCACTGGATGGACCCGGCCGAGGCGCACGCCAAGATCGATGCGCTGTTTGACGGCTGCATGGCCGGGCGAACCATGTACGTGATCCCGTACTGCATGGGCCCGATCGACTCACCGCTGTCGCGCTGCGGCGTTGAAATTACCGACAGCCCGTACGTCGTCGCCAACATGAAGATCATGACCCGCATGGGCGCCGCCGCGCAGGCGCGGATCGAACACGAAGGCAGCTTCGTAAAGGGCCTGCACTCCAAGGGTGAGCTCGACCCCGAGCGGCGCTGGATCATGCATTTCCCGGCCGAGTTGTCGATCAAGTCCTACGGCTCGGGTTACGGCGGCAATGCGCTGCTCGGCAAGAAATGCCATGCGCTGCGCATCGCCAGCAACCAGGCGCGCACGGAAGGCTGGCTGGCCGAGCACATGCTGATCGTCGGCATCGAAAACCCGCAGGGTGAAAAGCATTACATCGCCGCGGCCTTCCCGTCGGCCTGCGGCAAGACCAACCTGGCGATGCTGATTCCGCCGGAAGCCTATCGTCAGGACGGCTGGAAAGTCTGGACGGTTGGCGACGACATCTGCTGGATGCGCCCCGGTGCAGATGGACGTCTCTATGCGATCAACCCGGAGGCCGGCTTCTTCGGCGTGGCACCGGGCACCAGTAACAACACCAACCCGAACGCGCTGAAGAGCATCTCGCACGACACCATTTTCACCAACGTCGCCGTCACCGCCGATAACCAGCCGTGGTGGGAAGGCCTGCCCGGCACACCGGTCACCGATTGGCAGGGGCGTCCGTACGACCCGGCCAACGGCCCGGCGGCGCATCCCAATTCGCGCTTCACGGTCAGCGCGCAGCAGTGCCCCACCTGGTCGGAAATGGCCGAGGCCGCGCAGGGCGTGCCGATCAGCGCCATCGTGTTCGGTGGCCGTCGCCCTTCGCTGTTGCCGCTGGTGATGGAAGCGCGTGACTGGACTCATGGCGTGCTGATGGGCGCCGCGATGGGTTCGGAAACCACGGCGGCGGCCACCGGCGCGGTCGGCGTGCTGCGCCGTGACTCGATGGCGATGAAACCGTTCTGCGGCTATCACTACGGTGACTATTTCGCCCACTGGCTGTCGTTCGATCAGCCCGCCGCGAAGCTGCCCAAGGTCTTCCACGTCAACTGGTTCCGCAAGGGCGCAGACGGCAAATTCCTGTGGCCGGGCTTCGGCGAAAACCTGCGCGTGCTGGAATGGATGATCAACCGCGCCGACGGTCGCGTCAGCGGCGAACAGACGCCCATCGGTATCCTGCCAGCGGAAGGCGAGTTGAATCTGGCCGGCCTCAAGCTGGATCGCGCCCAACTGGATGAACTGCTGCAAGTCGACAACGCCGGCTGGCAGACCGAACTGACCGCCATCGGCGACTACCTCGCCAGCTTTGCGCCGCGCCTGCCCGAACGCCTGCAGCGGGAACAGCAACGCGTCGCCAAGGCACTGGTCGACGCCGAACAGCCGGCACGCAGCGCCGCAGCCTCCTGAGTACCGCCCATCGCGGGTCGCCAGCACGGCGACCCGCGATGCTTCAAACCCTTTCGCACGACGGCGCATCCAAGCTGGCAAGATGATCGCCACCTGCCCCGCCACCGGAAACTCCATGTCGCCTGCGTCAGCGGGAAACCTCGACAGCGACGACGTGCGCGCCGCCGCAGCCGGCGACCGGCAAGCGTTTCAGCGGTTGTATCACCTGCACAGTGGCCGCGTGCATGGCGCAGTCTTTCGACTGGCGGGTTACGACCATGCCCGCGCCGAAGACCTGACCCAGGAAGCCTTCGTGCGCGCCTGGCAGAAGCTGCCCGGATTTCGCCATGAAAGCGCCTTCGGCACTTGGCTGTACCGACTCGCGGTCAACGTGGCACTGATGGATATCCGTGCCCGTGGCGCCGACCCGGTGAGCATGCTGGACGACGAGCAGATGCCGGACATCGGTGCGATGCCCTTTTGCGCCGCCGAACGCGAGGAACTGGCACACGCCATCAGCATGCTGCCGCCGCGCGCCCGCGCCGTGCTGGTCTTGCATGACATTGAAGGCTGGAAGCACGAAGAGATCAGCCTTGAACTGGGCATGGCGGTCGGCACTTCGAAAGCACAGTTGCATCGCGCACGCGGTTTGCTGCGCAAGGTATTGGGAGAAGCGGCATGAATGAATTTGAATGGCGTCTGCAGATGCGCCGCCTACGCCAGCCAGTTGCTCCGCCACGGGATCTCTGGCACGCGATCGACGCGGCACTCGATCAGCCGAAAAGCCGTGACGTAGCGGCAGGCGACCGGCATCGGCGAGCCCGGCGGCGCTGGCTGGCCGGTGCAGGCGTGGCTGCCTCGTTGCTGCTGGCTCTGGGTGTCGGCTGGCATGTCATGCGCGGCCCGTCACCCCTGACATCGAGCAGCATTGCCGCCAACACAGGGCCGTGGAAGCCGGCCGACCCCCGCTTCAGTGGTGCCGCGATCGAGCTGGATGCGGCGCGCATGGAACTCTTGCTGGCACTTCAACAAGCACCGGATTCTGCGGCCCTGCAACGACTGCTGGGCCGCACCGAGCAACAGCAAAAGCAACTTCGCCAACTGGCCAGTCAGCCCGGCTGAGATCTGAAGGAATACGCATGAAAATCACCCGCTATCTTCCGCTCCTGCTATGCCTATGCATCAGCCAGGCCCTCGCCGACACACCGATCCAGTTGCGTCACGACGCCAGTGCCACCGCCCGAATCAGCATCAGCAATGTCGCCGGCTCGGTGAACGTGATCGCCTGGGACCGCAATGAAGTGCAGGTCAGCGGCCGCCTTGGTGACGGCACCAAGCCATTGGCGATCACCGGCAGCAACGACCACCTGGAGATCAAGGTCGAGGCGCAAGGCAGCTCGCACTGGCTCAATTGGGGCAGCAATAGCCGGATGGGCCCCACCACACTGGAGTTGCATGTACCCAAGGCCGCCTCGCTTGAGGTCGACGTGGTCAGCGCGCCGCTGGTGATTGACGGCATGGACGGCGGTGCCATCGAGGTCAACACGGTCAGTGGCAGGGCGCGCATCAATGCCCGCACACCGTCGCTCTCGGTGGATAGCGTGAGCGGCGGGATCGAGCAGGCCGGACAGGCGGACAAGGCTAACCTGCAAAGTGTAAGCGGCGACATCCTCGCTCCCGCACTGGGCAGTCAGGTCGAGCTGCAGACTGTTTCCGGCCGCATCCAGGCCAGTGGTGGGCCGTGGCAGAAACTCACGCTGAGCACTGTCTCGGGCAATGTGCAGTTGAACGGCGGATTGACCGCTGGCGGCAGCATCGATGTCGACAGCATGAGCGGCGATGTGCAGCTTCAACTACCGGCCAACAGCAATGCCCGCCTGCATGCAAGCAGCTTCAGCGGCAATCTGCACAGCGATTTCGGTACGCCCACCGAACCCGAGCACGGGCCCGGCAGCTCGCTCGACACGCAGCTGGGCAAGGGCCAGGGCAAGATCGGCATCGAGACCTTCAGCGGCGACCTGCGTATACGCAAGCAGGACTGAAGACGCGCCGGGACGGCGAATTGCGTCCAACCCGCCCAAACAAAAACGCCGTCGCACAAGCGACGGCGTTTTTATTGTTTCGATGCGCGTGGCGCTGGCTGTCGCTCAGAGATCCTGGTGGTACTGCACGTACGGCGTACGCGACTGATCCGGCTCCGGCCCTGCGGGCGTATTGACCGCCGTGCCGGAAGACCACAGGTTCTGCGCGCCGACACTCAGCGAGCCGCTCCAAGGCAGACGCCAGGTCACGCCAAGATCGATGCTGTTCCAGCGGCGATCTGCATTGAGATCACCGGGAATGGCCATCTGCGGCTGCATGGTGCGACCGGTCAGCACGCCGCTCAGCGGACCGTGATCGACACCGAAACTCAATGCTTTTTGATCCAGCGTATCGACGCCCAGCAGATTGCCTGGCAGCAGATGGATACGGCCCACGCTGGCGCCGAGGTCAATGCCGGTCTTGCCGTCCAGCGCCAGTCGCCCACTCGCGTTGAGCTGCGCACTGCTGTCGAAACTGGTCAGGCCGTTCACCCCTGGCGTCGCGCCCGGAAGCACGCGCGGCAAGACGTTGCGGGCATTCGGCGTGGTGCTGGTGCCCACGCTGACACCCACGCTGTAACGACCTGTCGCATAGGTGGCGCCCACTTCACTGCCGTGCACGCGCTGACCCGAATGGGCCCACGAGAGCTCA
Coding sequences within:
- a CDS encoding alpha/beta hydrolase — encoded protein: MVVHPFPATCTRFEVADLTLAMETRHAHGAPGLLFAHGFGQTRHAWNGAASALADAGCRCVTFDSRGHGESDRLVGAGGYHMDQFADDLRRVAAAQPQLPILVGASMGGLLGMVLAGETHPAPFRALVLVDITPRWETAGVERILAFMQAHPDGFDSYADAAEQIAAYLPQRRERKSEQQLRPLLREGIDGRLRWHWDPALLAGDLVQESERYQPRLQAAATKIDVPVLLLSGARSDVVSRATVDEFLQLVPHAIHIELPHATHMVAGDANDAFTREVVRFVQSLDSLPVDRPTAGGVSSQ
- a CDS encoding TetR/AcrR family transcriptional regulator → MNVSSKPERTRLSAEDWELAALQLIAEQGVGALAVEALARQLGVTKGSFYWHFRTREALLLAALERWEQYGEREVLGQIEQISDPRERLPELFRRVAHELQPHRVYAALLKALDHPQVVPVIARVSQRRMEFLTTAYRESGLPPPQALNRARLTYAAYVGFLQLNFTLGLPRLNLEEFDAYVEHMIAVLIPA
- a CDS encoding sigma-70 family RNA polymerase sigma factor; the protein is MSPASAGNLDSDDVRAAAAGDRQAFQRLYHLHSGRVHGAVFRLAGYDHARAEDLTQEAFVRAWQKLPGFRHESAFGTWLYRLAVNVALMDIRARGADPVSMLDDEQMPDIGAMPFCAAEREELAHAISMLPPRARAVLVLHDIEGWKHEEISLELGMAVGTSKAQLHRARGLLRKVLGEAA
- a CDS encoding DUF4097 family beta strand repeat-containing protein, with product MKITRYLPLLLCLCISQALADTPIQLRHDASATARISISNVAGSVNVIAWDRNEVQVSGRLGDGTKPLAITGSNDHLEIKVEAQGSSHWLNWGSNSRMGPTTLELHVPKAASLEVDVVSAPLVIDGMDGGAIEVNTVSGRARINARTPSLSVDSVSGGIEQAGQADKANLQSVSGDILAPALGSQVELQTVSGRIQASGGPWQKLTLSTVSGNVQLNGGLTAGGSIDVDSMSGDVQLQLPANSNARLHASSFSGNLHSDFGTPTEPEHGPGSSLDTQLGKGQGKIGIETFSGDLRIRKQD